A genomic window from Blastococcus saxobsidens DD2 includes:
- the corA gene encoding magnesium/cobalt transporter CorA: MSTGDTRPAAPLPLAPGEPPTLRPRPAGRPPRTPAGRPEAGAVIDCAVYVDGRRQEAVRPEDALGVAEERGGYVWLGLYAPTEAQVGVIAEEYDLHPLAVEDAVYAHQRPKLERYDDALFMVLKTATYVEHEELTATSEVIDTGEVMVFLGPRYVITVRHGEHSGLSGLRQRLEEQRELLCLGPSAVLYAVADLVVDSFVEVARAVEEDVEELEASVFSPQRTDDVGRLYQLKRELLSLRRAVSPLEVPLQQLAERPVDVVPEAMRSYFRDVLDHAIRVRDQVAGMDELLTSILQASLARTQMADNEDMRKISAYAGIIAVPTAIAGIYGMNFQYMPELDEKWGYPAVLLVIVTAIVLLYRGFKRNGWL, from the coding sequence ATGAGCACCGGGGACACCAGACCCGCCGCGCCGCTCCCACTGGCACCCGGCGAGCCGCCGACGCTGCGGCCACGGCCCGCCGGCCGGCCACCGCGGACACCCGCGGGGCGACCGGAGGCCGGCGCCGTCATCGACTGCGCCGTCTACGTCGACGGGCGCCGGCAGGAGGCCGTCCGTCCGGAGGACGCGCTCGGGGTGGCGGAGGAACGCGGCGGCTACGTCTGGCTGGGCCTCTACGCCCCCACCGAGGCCCAGGTGGGGGTGATCGCCGAGGAGTACGACCTGCACCCCCTCGCCGTCGAGGACGCGGTCTACGCCCACCAGCGGCCCAAGCTCGAGCGCTACGACGACGCCCTGTTCATGGTGCTGAAGACCGCCACCTACGTCGAGCACGAGGAGCTGACGGCGACCAGCGAGGTCATCGACACCGGCGAGGTGATGGTCTTCCTGGGGCCCCGGTACGTGATCACCGTCCGGCACGGCGAGCACAGCGGGCTCTCGGGGCTGCGGCAGCGGCTGGAGGAGCAGCGGGAACTGCTCTGCCTCGGCCCGTCCGCAGTGCTCTACGCCGTCGCCGACCTGGTCGTCGACTCCTTCGTGGAGGTCGCCAGGGCGGTGGAGGAGGACGTCGAGGAGCTCGAGGCGTCGGTCTTCAGCCCCCAGCGCACCGACGACGTCGGCCGGCTCTACCAGCTCAAGCGGGAGCTGCTGTCGCTGCGGCGGGCGGTCTCGCCGCTGGAGGTGCCGCTGCAGCAGCTCGCCGAGCGGCCGGTCGACGTCGTCCCCGAGGCGATGCGCTCCTACTTCCGCGACGTGCTCGACCACGCCATCCGCGTGCGCGACCAGGTCGCGGGGATGGACGAGCTGCTCACCTCCATCCTGCAGGCGTCCCTTGCCCGGACGCAGATGGCCGACAACGAGGACATGCGGAAGATCTCGGCGTACGCCGGCATCATCGCCGTCCCCACGGCCATCGCCGGCATTTACGGGATGAACTTCCAGTACATGCCGGAACTGGACGAGAAGTGGGGCTATCCGGCGGTGCTGCTGGTCATCGTCACCGCCATCGTGCTGCTCTACCGCGGCTTCAAACGCAACGGCTGGCTCTGA